The following coding sequences lie in one Nitrospirota bacterium genomic window:
- a CDS encoding tetratricopeptide repeat protein, with protein sequence MKKLDNDENIASNIPFMLLSVVHITVEIKSVSSKNNRDILFNGYPSHSVNETSIQAALESLKLNHWADDEKEGARLGKTLFDIVNGTGGTLASKITEASNTDDILNIYLKLPDELNNLPFELINNGGFLLLTHRINILRLVIERGKDKKRKPNNTPLKLLFMASSPHGTEPVLDYEKEEELILQKMNHIPIDMSVEDSGSIDGLYDTLYEIDGSDIVHICGHADIDKGKNPVFCMEDETGNPDMVTHERLWEKLESFKPKMLFLSGCWTGKGDGSGQSFACKMVQSGIPIVLGWGLPVYDFSATRMGAELYKTIAEGKGIADSIIKTRQLYKEKYHSWHILRAFTDESPLEPIVTAGQKLKYLSHRKLVYKYLGDSQVKALETGFVGRRRYVQHGINILKGKVHDKFGLLIRGVAGVGKSTLSGKLIERFKDRELIVFHGEFSKVDILTKIRDLVERKRNKISIDILKTDMGYDEQIKELMATVFNQIPVIFLFDDFEQVLERSVNDEFHITRDALDAIRPLLYSLGWAEHVTNIVITSRYDFKLEFEGKRLNEKLYDMPLMSFTGADLKKKTDSLENIANSKNSDLYIEYGHGNPRLLEWLDIIAKDESKYDIIELETQLKGKNEDFVRDYLLDLITETEGEEFKVFLNKSAVFRTPVGEDAFVTYGDNALLEKGVTLTLMEKEQNAQNKSYYWVTPVIRDMMWAKLTDTEKFQMHNTAYGWYDGEVKKSEQNDIKPDPKYLEEALYHAIKTDNIFSACKHAVLLGKHMRDLLLFRETRSMQNEIADKIDDTVIKRAIEAKDGNVANLLNEYGFILVELGESEKAIKYYDKALSIDLDVYGESHPNVASMYNNLGLAWCNLKKYEKAIEYCEKALTIDLKIYGDNHQSVATGYNNLGEAWRNLWKFDKSIWYLEKALNIDLGISGENHPHVAKEYNNLGMAWNGLGKYEKAIVYFEKALSINLKVYGENHPDVATRYNNLGLAWDKLGEYDKAIGYYEKTLKILSIFYDDSHPYIQATKMSLFMATMRISE encoded by the coding sequence ATGAAGAAGCTTGACAACGATGAAAATATCGCTTCAAATATTCCTTTTATGTTATTATCAGTGGTGCATATTACTGTGGAAATAAAATCGGTATCATCTAAAAACAACAGAGATATTCTGTTTAATGGCTATCCATCTCATAGTGTTAACGAAACAAGCATTCAAGCTGCGCTTGAGTCTTTGAAATTAAATCACTGGGCAGATGATGAAAAAGAAGGCGCAAGACTGGGGAAAACACTCTTTGACATCGTTAACGGTACAGGTGGGACATTAGCCTCAAAAATTACCGAGGCCTCAAATACTGACGACATTCTGAATATATACTTGAAACTTCCCGATGAGCTGAATAATTTACCGTTTGAGCTAATCAATAACGGCGGATTTCTGCTCCTCACCCACAGAATCAATATTTTAAGACTGGTTATAGAACGTGGAAAAGACAAAAAACGAAAACCCAACAACACCCCTCTAAAACTCCTCTTTATGGCCTCTTCTCCTCATGGGACAGAGCCAGTTCTTGATTATGAAAAAGAAGAAGAACTGATACTTCAAAAAATGAACCATATTCCAATAGATATGAGTGTCGAGGACTCCGGTTCAATTGATGGTTTGTACGATACTTTATATGAAATTGACGGTAGCGACATAGTCCATATTTGTGGTCATGCCGATATTGATAAAGGTAAAAATCCTGTGTTTTGTATGGAAGATGAAACAGGAAATCCCGATATGGTGACACATGAGAGACTTTGGGAAAAGCTGGAGAGTTTTAAGCCAAAGATGCTATTTCTATCAGGATGTTGGACGGGCAAGGGAGACGGCTCCGGCCAGTCTTTTGCATGTAAGATGGTACAGTCCGGAATTCCCATAGTGCTTGGCTGGGGGCTGCCGGTTTATGATTTTAGTGCAACGCGAATGGGAGCGGAGCTCTATAAAACAATCGCAGAGGGCAAGGGTATAGCAGATAGCATTATAAAAACCAGACAATTATATAAGGAAAAATATCACTCGTGGCACATACTGAGGGCATTTACGGATGAAAGCCCGCTTGAGCCAATAGTGACTGCTGGACAGAAGTTAAAATACTTATCTCACCGAAAGTTGGTTTATAAGTATTTGGGAGATTCACAGGTTAAGGCGCTTGAGACCGGATTTGTCGGCAGAAGGCGATACGTTCAGCATGGAATTAATATTTTGAAAGGAAAAGTGCACGATAAGTTTGGGCTGCTTATCCGGGGTGTGGCAGGGGTTGGGAAAAGCACCCTCTCCGGTAAGCTCATCGAGCGGTTTAAAGACAGGGAGTTAATCGTATTTCATGGTGAGTTTAGTAAAGTTGATATACTTACAAAGATCAGGGATTTGGTAGAAAGAAAACGAAATAAAATCAGCATAGATATTTTAAAAACCGATATGGGTTATGACGAGCAAATAAAAGAGTTAATGGCAACTGTATTTAACCAAATTCCCGTAATCTTTTTGTTTGACGATTTTGAACAGGTGCTTGAGCGTTCAGTTAATGACGAGTTTCATATAACGCGTGATGCACTTGACGCTATAAGGCCGCTCTTGTACTCTCTTGGTTGGGCGGAGCATGTTACCAACATAGTAATCACAAGCCGGTATGACTTCAAACTTGAATTTGAAGGAAAGCGCCTCAATGAAAAGCTATACGATATGCCGCTAATGTCCTTTACCGGTGCGGATTTAAAGAAAAAGACCGACAGCCTTGAAAACATTGCTAATAGCAAAAACTCAGACTTATACATAGAATATGGCCACGGTAATCCCAGGCTTCTTGAGTGGCTGGATATAATTGCTAAGGACGAAAGCAAATATGACATTATAGAGCTTGAGACACAGTTAAAAGGCAAAAACGAGGATTTTGTCAGAGACTATCTTTTAGATTTAATAACCGAAACTGAGGGTGAAGAGTTTAAGGTCTTCTTAAACAAATCTGCCGTCTTTAGAACACCGGTTGGTGAAGATGCTTTCGTTACGTATGGTGATAACGCGCTGTTGGAAAAAGGTGTAACGCTCACATTGATGGAAAAAGAGCAGAACGCTCAAAATAAATCTTACTATTGGGTAACTCCTGTGATACGAGACATGATGTGGGCTAAGCTCACTGATACTGAAAAGTTTCAAATGCACAATACTGCGTATGGTTGGTATGATGGCGAAGTTAAAAAAAGTGAGCAAAACGATATAAAACCTGACCCAAAGTATTTGGAGGAGGCGTTATACCACGCCATAAAAACCGATAATATTTTCAGCGCTTGTAAACATGCAGTTCTTTTAGGAAAACACATGAGAGACTTGTTGCTCTTCAGAGAAACACGCTCTATGCAGAATGAAATAGCAGACAAAATTGACGATACGGTTATTAAAAGAGCGATAGAAGCAAAAGATGGCAATGTTGCTAATTTGTTGAATGAATATGGATTTATTTTGGTCGAACTCGGTGAATCAGAAAAAGCTATTAAGTATTACGATAAGGCTTTAAGTATTGATTTGGATGTGTATGGTGAAAGCCATCCAAATGTTGCTTCAATGTATAACAATCTAGGATTGGCATGGTGTAACCTTAAAAAATATGAGAAAGCTATAGAATATTGCGAAAAGGCTCTAACTATTGACTTGAAGATTTATGGTGATAACCATCAGAGTGTTGCTACAGGTTATAACAATCTGGGAGAAGCATGGCGTAATCTTTGGAAATTTGATAAATCTATCTGGTATTTAGAGAAGGCTTTAAATATTGATTTGGGAATTTCTGGTGAAAACCATCCACATGTTGCTAAAGAGTATAACAATCTGGGAATGGCATGGAACGGTCTTGGGAAATATGAGAAAGCTATTGTGTATTTTGAGAAGGCGTTAAGTATTAACTTAAAAGTTTATGGTGAAAACCATCCTGATGTTGCTACAAGGTATAACAATCTGGGTTTGGCATGGGACAAACTTGGGGAATATGATAAAGCTATCGGGTATTACGAGAAAACTTTAAAAATACTGTCAATATTTTATGATGACAGCCATCCGTATATTCAAGCTACGAAGATGAGTCTTTTTATGGCAACAATGAGAATTAGCGAGTAA